From the Helianthus annuus cultivar XRQ/B chromosome 17, HanXRQr2.0-SUNRISE, whole genome shotgun sequence genome, the window tggtgggcaatgataggagacccagggaaacctaggttggatccttgagccaacgggttttaccggtaatttcaccgtcgtgcctacgggcgggtgggttaccgggttttccccggaattggtggtggactcgggttactctcggagtactccgtttgtccagtgggtgccccgagagtactcgggattgagtttgttggccgttcaaaaaaaaaaaaccaactaaCCACTAGGGTTGGTGGTTCAGTGGCAAGGCAAAGCCTTTAATACACTTAAGTGTGAGATCTTTGGTTCAAGGCAAAAAAAATCGATCCGCTTATTCAGGTTAGTaagttctgttttttttttttttttgttatggcgaATAAAAGCAATCTTTCTGGTTGCTTTAACGTTTTGACTCAAGAGGGGTTAGACTGGTATGTGGAGAGTTATGCGATTCCTAAATCGCTAAACCCTATTCTTCCGAAAAAAGATACGCCTATCTACCCTTTCGTCCCGGGGAAGATTGGGATTTATACCCGTTTTTTCGACTACTGTAACTGCCGTCTGCCTCTGACGAAGTTCTTGGTTGAGGTTCTACTTTTTCATGAGGTGCACTTGACTCAGGTGAATCCTTTTGGCCTTGCCAAGATCAGTCACTTTGAGTTGGCTTGTCGTAGCTTAGGGTCCGAGCCGGATTTGGATGTGTTCCGGGCTTTCTACAAGTTGAACCGGTCCGGAAATTGGTATACTTTTGAAGTTAGGGACAAGAGTTCTTGCTGCTATACATGGATCACCACGAGTATAAAGGACTGGAAAGATCACTTTTTTCTAGTTGATGATCGGTGCGTTCCGGAATTCATGGTGTGGAGGATAAAAAAGTCGAAACTCCCGCCTCCTCTTCCTGAAGATTTTTCGTATAACGAGAAGCTATACGCCGATTTGATAAAGGAGGCCGGACGTATACAGAAATATCCGGAACACATCCTCGTCATGGGTCGGATCAGTACGATGTGGGCCGAGCCAGAGTGGTATCCTACCCTTCGGTGGAACAAAGAGGGTTAGTTGTATAGAGTCTCTTATACATTTATGTGCTACTTATTTATATTCGAACccccttctttttcttttttaggTTGGTAGATATTACTTATCATTTGTCTTCTTGTGCAGTTATGGGTTTGAAGGAGGCGCTGCGGTTGAAGTCCTTTGATTCGAAGGAGCTGGATGTTCGTGCTACCAAGACTCCGAAGGGTGATACTCCGTATTTGCAGCTTGTGCAACAGAATCTTTATCCAATTCGTGAGCCGGAGGCTCCTGGTGGTCAAGGTGTTTCAGGTTCGGCCCCTATTGTGTCGCCAGCTGCTCAAGTCCAGGCGATGGTTACGGCGGATGATACTGGGGGTCGGAAAGCTGGTTCGTCGATGACGAAGGGTTCCGGTTCTAAAATTATTATCGAGGATGAGGGGGTCCATCTTTCTGTCGGAGATACCGAGACGCATGCTAGTGGGGAGAAAGGAGGTAATGATCGGAACGAAGATGAGGACGTCGGGGAAGATGGTGAAGACGGAGGTGAACAGCCTCAGATTGTTTTGAAGAGAAAACGGGCTGCTCCCACTAAAACTGACCCAAAAGCCAGGCAGCCGAAAAGGACGAAGGCAGATTTTAAAACAATTACACTCGACGATGACGACCAAGTTACCGAATTCTATACTGCTGGAGGTGTACTAGCAAACTTGGATGCTCATCTCCATGAGGGCCGCACCCCGCGGGATCATCCGCTGCAAACTCCTGTGAGCCCGTTGTCTTTTGGTAAGGGGGGTGTTAAGGTTGTTACGGACTTGCGCACGTCCGACCCCAAGAAAATTGTGCTTTCTCCTTCGGGTAAGTTTACTACGGGAGTTGCATCTAATGTGTCTAGGCCAAGCTCTTCGCCGCTTGATGGTGGGGACAGTGCTTCTTCCTCCCCTCTATGGTATGACACTGAGGCTGTGTTCTTGTCTCGGGAATTAGGTTCAGGCGATTTTGAAGGTGCGGATGCGGCTCATGCTTTGGAGAAGTATGTGCCGGAATGGTCGCTGGTGAATAAAGACAGGATCGTGGATGCCCTTTCGGCCAAGATGTCTTTGTTTCATTTAGGAACTCCTGCAGAACATTCCCATTACCGCAAGATGAGTGGACCGGAGCTTGGAAACACCTTGATGCTGAATCAAGCTCAGTCGAACTCTCTGGTGGTGGAGACGTACAAACGTTGGGTCGAGTCGGAGTCATTGTGCCACAAGCTTAAACGTGAGATTGCTCATTTGAAAGGCGAGGGTGATGTTCGATCTAAAACGAAACAGGAGCTAGTTTCCCTGCGATCCCAAGTTGACCGGCTGAAAGGGCAGGTATCGGAAGCCAAAGAAGTTACCAAGTCTTCTCAAGCTTCGGCCGCTGCGGCCCATGAGGCTCGTGACAAAGCTCTTCAAGATTTGGAGACTTCTAAGTCGAAACTTGCTGATTTGGAGAAAAAATTAACCGGAGTAGAGATGAAGCATGCCGCCGAGCTGAAGGAGATGCAGACGTCTCACGATCAGCTTCTGGCTGATTACCATCGCTTGGTTGATGGTACGTTTACAACCTTCTCGTCTTCCccctttttttatatattattgttaTTGATCCTTTGGAGCATCGTCTCTTTGCAGCTAAAGACGAAATAGAGAGATCTCGTGACAGGGAGATCGAGTCGCATAAGACAACGATTGATGAAGCAAGAGGGATGTTGATTCGGTGCGAGCGTGATATGATTGAGGCATACGCGCAATTATCGGAGCTCAAACTCACTAAGCAGTGGTTTTTGACCGAGGGGGTTGCGTGGGTTGTGAAGTTGGTGCATCAAAGCCCTGAATTGGAGAAGGTGGTTGCTGACCTGGTCAACAGTGTCAACGCGGTTGGGGCGAATGAAGGGATAAAACAGGGTTTTAAAGCCGCGCAGGATCTGGTTGGTTCTGCGGAGGAGGTTCCAGGTTATGATGCCGGAGCTCAGAGTGCCCTGGACGCTGCGGTGAAAGCTTTTGATGAGCTTAATATCTCCGTTCTTGACAAGGTAGCTGATTTGATAGACGAGCCCCTACCTGTTATTCAACAAAGAAGCAAACTTCCCATTGTCGGGGATGATGATAATATAGTTCAAGTTTAATGTTTTTTCTTTGTAATCGTACAATGTGTTCCGTTGGTATGCTTTGCTTGAAACAGTTTTAATTGCACAACGAATATACATGACTGTTTTTGTGTTAAgtcatttttattttaacttagtTACTTAGCATCGGTTTGCGTCCAAACCTTTGCCGTATACTTTTAACTTGGCGATCGCACCGGATGAAGGTGCTTCGCCTGCTCAATAGATTTTAATTTTCTTTTGAACTATTTAAGCCTTCTCGATCAGCGCGAGGCATGGGTCGTGGCCCGTTCGTGCACGTTTAGGAATTTTGTTCGAACTTATATGTATGCTATCTTTATGTTTATAAAGATATAGATCGCTTTATTTACTAATTCGGGGAAAAAACATCCCGATTACAAAGGAAATAAAAAGTTGTCGGGGTAATACCCTCCCGATTTACATATTGAAATCTGGAAATACTAAAAATGTAAATTAGCGATCTTCTTCAGCCGTAGCTGGTTGTTTACATGAAGCACTTTTTTAAGTGTACCCCATTCCATGTTCGAGGCACTGGGGTTCCGTCAAGCTTCTCTAGCACATACGAGCCCTTCTCACTGGCTTCCTTGACTCGGTATGGCCCTTCCCACTTTGGGGTTAGTTTGCCGGGGGTTTCGGTGCGACTTGCGTCGTTGTTTCGGAGCACATAATCTCCGACTTTGAACTTGTAGATTTTAGCCCGAGCATTGTAATACTTTTCGATTTTTTTCTTATACCGAGCCTCTTTGATTGCCGCTATGTTTCGGCGTTCCTCCAGCAGGTCAAGgttggaccggagttcacgttcGTTTTCTTCCCAATTCTTGCATCTTTGATTTGGGAGCCCGATTTCGGCCGGAATTACTGCTTCGGTACCGTAGGTCAAGCTGAACGGTGTTTCACCGTTGCTGGTCTTGTGCAGTGTTCGGTGTGCCCATAGGACGTTTGGCAGTTCGTCCGCCCAACCTTTTCCTTCCTGACCTAGCCTTCTTTTTATGCCGTCGACGATGCGTCGATTGATCTGTTCAACCTGCCCGTTGCCCTGGGGGTGGGCAACCGAGGAAAAAACTTGGTTGATTTTTAACCTTTCACACCATCGCTTGAAGGGGTTTTCCTGCAAACTGTTTTGCATTGTCGCTTATGATGTAGAGCGGTAGACCGAATCGGCACACTATTTGCTCCCAGAAAAATCGTGTCACATTGTAGCCGGAGATGGTTGTAAACGGACGAGcttctacccacttggtgaaataatccaCCGCGACCAACAGATATTGTGCGCTTCCGCTTGATCTCGGAAAGGGTCCGACGATGTCAACTccccatttttgaaaaggccatgcggCGGTTACTGGTATCATTTCATTTTTAGCTCGGAGGCTGGTTGGTGCGTGCCTTTGACATTCGTCACATTGCTGGAGCTCTTTTACGGCGCTTTCATGCAttccgggccagtagtacccTGTGTTTTTTACCTTTGTTACGATCATTTTGGGTCCGGCGTGGATACCGCAGATGCCATAGTGTATTTCCCGTATGATGTAACTAGCTTGCTCCGGATCCAGACACTTTAGCAATGGTCCGAGAAAGGTCTTTCGGTACAATCCTCCTTCCTGCATCTGATACTGGAGGGAATTGATCTGGATCTTTCTTGCTTCCGCTTTGTCGGTTGGCAGAACATCATGCACCAAATAATTAATTATCGGCGTCATCCATGTTTGTGGTGGAACTTCAACTTGCATTACTTGCGGAGCTGCGATTGACGGTGTAGCTAAAACTTCCACTCTTACTTCTTTGGCCAAGTGGCTGAATGATACCGATGCCAATTTGCTCAATGCATCCGCTTTTTTGTTTTTGCTACGGGGGATATGTTCGACCCTACATGCTTCGAACAAAGCCATTGCCTGCCTTACTTGTTCGAGATACTCGATCATGTTTGCTTCCCTTGCCTCGTATTCTCCATTTACCTGATTTGCTACGAGCAGCGAGTCTACATGGGCTATAACATTCTTTGCTCCGACTTTCTGTGCTAGGCGTAGTCCGGCTAGGagagcttcatactcagcctcgtTGTTAGAACTTTTGAATTCTAGTCGGAGCGCGTACGTTACATCCGTTCCGTCTGGATCAGCGAGAATTAGGCCCGCTCCTGATCCTTCGGCGCTAGAGGCACCGTCGGTATACAAAGACCATGGCT encodes:
- the LOC110925838 gene encoding uncharacterized protein LOC110925838, with amino-acid sequence MGLKEALRLKSFDSKELDVRATKTPKGDTPYLQLVQQNLYPIREPEAPGGQGVSGSAPIVSPAAQVQAMVTADDTGGRKAGSSMTKGSGSKIIIEDEGVHLSVGDTETHASGEKGGNDRNEDEDVGEDGEDGGEQPQIVLKRKRAAPTKTDPKARQPKRTKADFKTITLDDDDQVTEFYTAGGVLANLDAHLHEGRTPRDHPLQTPVSPLSFGKGGVKVVTDLRTSDPKKIVLSPSGKFTTGVASNVSRPSSSPLDGGDSASSSPLWYDTEAVFLSRELGSGDFEGADAAHALEKYVPEWSLVNKDRIVDALSAKMSLFHLGTPAEHSHYRKMSGPELGNTLMLNQAQSNSLVVETYKRWVESESLCHKLKREIAHLKGEGDVRSKTKQELVSLRSQVDRLKGQVSEAKEVTKSSQASAAAAHEARDKALQDLETSKSKLADLEKKLTGVEMKHAAELKEMQTSHDQLLADYHRLVDAKDEIERSRDREIESHKTTIDEARGMLIRCERDMIEAYAQLSELKLTKQWFLTEGVAWVVKLVHQSPELEKVVADLVNSVNAVGANEGIKQGFKAAQDLVGSAEEVPGYDAGAQSALDAAVKAFDELNISVLDKVADLIDEPLPVIQQRSKLPIVGDDDNIVQV